In Bacillus cereus ATCC 14579, a single window of DNA contains:
- the gpmA gene encoding 2,3-diphosphoglycerate-dependent phosphoglycerate mutase, which yields MIKLVLIRHGQSLWNLENRFTGWTDVDLSENGLSEAREAGAILKKNGYTFDVAYTSVLKRAIRTLWIVLHEMDLTWVPIHKSWKLNERHYGALQGLNKDETAQKYGEEQVHIWRRSVDVRPPALTEDDPRYEATDPRYKTLKKGEFPLTECLEDTEKRVLAYWHSEIAPTLKSGNKVIISSHGNTIRSLVKYLDNLSSDGVVSLNIPTSIPLVYELDENLRPIRHYYLSMDGEVPEGEIPKHISF from the coding sequence ATGATAAAACTTGTACTTATTCGTCACGGACAAAGCTTATGGAATCTTGAAAATCGCTTTACGGGATGGACAGATGTTGATCTATCAGAGAATGGATTAAGTGAAGCGAGAGAAGCAGGAGCAATATTAAAGAAAAACGGATATACTTTTGATGTGGCTTATACATCAGTATTAAAACGCGCAATTCGGACGTTATGGATTGTACTTCATGAGATGGATCTTACTTGGGTTCCAATACATAAATCTTGGAAGCTAAATGAAAGACATTATGGTGCATTGCAAGGGCTGAATAAAGATGAAACTGCACAAAAATATGGTGAGGAGCAAGTTCATATTTGGAGAAGAAGTGTTGATGTAAGACCACCGGCTCTTACTGAAGACGATCCTCGATATGAAGCGACCGATCCAAGATATAAAACACTCAAAAAAGGTGAATTTCCATTAACTGAATGTTTAGAGGATACGGAGAAGAGAGTACTTGCTTATTGGCATTCAGAAATTGCGCCGACATTAAAAAGTGGTAATAAAGTAATTATTTCATCACACGGTAACACAATTCGCTCGCTAGTAAAATATTTAGACAACCTTTCAAGTGATGGTGTAGTTTCATTAAATATTCCCACTAGCATTCCGCTTGTTTATGAATTAGACGAAAACTTACGTCCGATTCGTCATTATTATTTAAGTATGGATGGAGAAGTACCTGAAGGGGAAATTCCGAAACATATTTCTTTTTAA
- a CDS encoding type II toxin-antitoxin system SpoIISA family toxin: protein MISNIRIGLFVLAIVFVVLVFFYWKNEELYEEKKQRIRKTWYGLFIISVTVYFMIKGIDLTLWKNLLMFTAMVIFVDIAFILTPNISEIWGAKFSDIGKTVQSIKRSLIASKARGEIYTTIIQNVNPAVFGTMEWHTEEEYTKSLNAFLDSYGEKIGAKIVVFEAAKELNTNFRGIRSQFSIIVPLEHIEQLNEQKAVQVENVGIIPAKIVSDVFIVIDGKKNNLQDRDFENVYNLTIHHSYFSK, encoded by the coding sequence ATGATCTCTAACATTCGAATTGGCTTATTTGTTTTAGCGATTGTTTTTGTAGTCCTTGTTTTCTTTTATTGGAAAAATGAGGAGTTGTACGAGGAGAAAAAGCAACGTATTAGAAAGACTTGGTATGGTTTGTTTATCATATCTGTCACCGTGTATTTCATGATAAAAGGAATTGATTTAACCCTCTGGAAAAATCTTTTAATGTTTACTGCAATGGTTATTTTTGTTGATATTGCGTTCATTTTAACGCCTAATATTTCAGAAATATGGGGTGCGAAATTTAGCGATATTGGCAAGACAGTTCAATCAATAAAACGATCATTAATTGCATCTAAAGCGAGAGGGGAAATATACACGACAATTATTCAAAATGTTAATCCAGCAGTATTCGGTACGATGGAATGGCATACGGAAGAGGAATATACAAAGAGCTTAAATGCATTTTTAGATTCATATGGGGAAAAGATTGGCGCGAAAATTGTTGTTTTTGAAGCCGCGAAAGAGTTAAATACAAACTTTCGTGGTATTCGCTCGCAATTTAGTATTATCGTTCCGTTAGAACATATCGAGCAATTGAATGAGCAGAAAGCGGTGCAAGTAGAAAATGTCGGGATTATACCAGCAAAAATCGTAAGTGACGTTTTCATTGTTATTGATGGAAAGAAAAATAACCTGCAAGATCGGGATTTTGAAAATGTATATAATTTAACAATACATCATAGTTATTTTAGTAAATAA
- the spoIISB gene encoding stage II sporulation protein SB, with the protein MAEVNVQKSSFFKEKKEESNTDFSLVKGALTENINRLEKLMNNSSSKYIQVKRTKENA; encoded by the coding sequence ATGGCTGAAGTCAATGTGCAAAAGTCTTCGTTTTTTAAAGAAAAAAAAGAAGAATCCAATACAGATTTCTCTCTTGTGAAAGGTGCATTAACGGAGAATATAAATCGGTTAGAGAAACTAATGAATAATAGTAGTTCAAAATATATACAGGTGAAAAGAACAAAAGAAAATGCATAG
- a CDS encoding YxeA family protein, with protein MKKFLAIITLCLLFFSFTIGCERASLNRIGKDVYYMQIKGEGTIEKVDGRNLRNYTLPAYDEDGVKKQITFRSTKKENDHKLNKYAFLRLYVDQDDNSKNEISSIEVKSYEEIQKADLPEKVKDKFTIK; from the coding sequence ATGAAAAAGTTTTTAGCAATTATTACACTATGTTTATTATTTTTTAGTTTTACTATTGGCTGTGAGAGAGCGTCACTAAATAGAATTGGTAAAGATGTATATTACATGCAGATAAAAGGCGAAGGAACTATCGAAAAAGTAGATGGTAGAAACTTACGAAACTATACGCTGCCCGCATATGATGAAGATGGTGTCAAAAAACAAATTACATTTAGAAGTACAAAAAAAGAAAACGACCATAAATTAAATAAATACGCGTTTTTACGCCTTTATGTAGATCAAGATGATAATAGCAAAAATGAAATATCATCAATTGAAGTAAAGTCCTATGAAGAGATTCAGAAAGCAGATTTACCTGAAAAAGTAAAAGATAAGTTTACTATTAAATAA
- the pepD gene encoding beta-Ala-His dipeptidase yields MYSTLEQLTKHPVFYHFAEISKIPRGSGNEKEISDYLVGFAKERNLEVIQDEALNVIIKKEATTGYENVPAIIIQGHMDMVCEKNQATVHDFEKDPIELRIIGDMLYANQTTLGADNGIAVAYALALLDSKEIPHPALEVVITTEEETTMGGAFAIDPNHFEGKIFINIDSEEDHKLLVSSAGGAKAVETIPVIWDETPANMDAYRLYVGGLKGGHSGMEIDKQRGNANKVLGRVLRDLSAHTEFNISEVHGGLKTNAIPRESVATLLIRTEDVGQVEEKLESWTRVLQEEMRAVDPDVHVTLTKLDETVEKVFAQETQKQLISSLFLIPNGIQSMSMDIKGLVESSTNLGVIETLQDEIKLRNEVRSSVSSLKQHVAEEIKYIAELVGATFEIESEYPEWPYNPNSQIRNLFEKVHQEKYNKEIEIFAVHAGIECSAFVQKMPELDAISFGPDIFNVHTPDEHISISSVVNNWGFFIDVMKGTKELAK; encoded by the coding sequence ATGTATTCTACCTTAGAACAATTAACAAAGCACCCTGTATTTTATCATTTTGCAGAAATTTCAAAGATTCCTAGAGGATCAGGTAATGAAAAGGAAATTAGTGATTATTTAGTGGGCTTTGCAAAAGAGCGTAACTTAGAAGTCATTCAAGATGAAGCATTAAATGTCATTATTAAAAAAGAAGCAACAACTGGTTATGAAAATGTACCAGCTATTATTATTCAAGGTCATATGGATATGGTTTGCGAAAAAAATCAAGCAACAGTACATGATTTTGAAAAAGATCCAATTGAATTACGAATCATTGGGGACATGTTATATGCAAATCAAACAACTTTAGGTGCTGATAATGGTATTGCAGTTGCGTATGCATTAGCTTTATTAGATTCGAAAGAAATTCCGCATCCAGCACTTGAAGTCGTTATCACTACTGAAGAAGAAACGACAATGGGCGGGGCTTTTGCTATTGATCCAAATCATTTTGAAGGAAAGATATTTATAAATATTGATTCTGAAGAAGATCATAAATTACTTGTAAGTAGTGCAGGTGGTGCGAAAGCTGTTGAAACAATTCCCGTAATTTGGGATGAAACGCCAGCGAATATGGATGCATACCGTCTATATGTTGGTGGCCTAAAAGGCGGACATTCTGGTATGGAAATTGATAAACAACGCGGTAATGCGAACAAAGTATTAGGACGAGTATTACGTGATTTATCGGCACATACGGAGTTTAACATAAGTGAAGTTCACGGCGGATTAAAAACGAATGCAATTCCGCGTGAAAGTGTAGCTACACTTTTAATTCGTACAGAAGATGTAGGACAAGTAGAAGAAAAACTAGAATCATGGACACGTGTATTACAAGAAGAAATGCGTGCTGTTGATCCAGATGTTCATGTTACACTGACAAAATTGGATGAAACAGTTGAAAAAGTATTTGCTCAAGAGACACAAAAGCAGCTTATTTCATCATTATTCTTAATTCCAAATGGCATTCAAAGTATGAGCATGGATATTAAAGGTCTTGTAGAAAGCTCAACAAATTTAGGCGTTATTGAAACGTTGCAAGATGAAATTAAATTACGTAACGAAGTGCGAAGTTCTGTAAGTAGTTTAAAACAACATGTTGCAGAAGAAATCAAATATATTGCTGAATTAGTTGGTGCTACATTTGAAATAGAGTCAGAGTATCCAGAATGGCCATACAATCCAAACTCACAAATTCGTAATTTATTTGAAAAAGTGCATCAAGAAAAATACAATAAAGAAATTGAAATCTTCGCTGTGCATGCGGGGATTGAGTGTAGCGCATTCGTTCAAAAAATGCCTGAATTAGATGCAATTTCATTCGGACCAGACATTTTTAACGTCCACACTCCAGATGAACATATCAGTATCTCTTCTGTAGTGAATAACTGGGGATTCTTCATTGATGTAATGAAGGGTACAAAAGAATTAGCTAAGTAA
- a CDS encoding papain-like cysteine protease family protein, with protein sequence MKERKHFIVCMFLLFFTFSFIGVQKIIAEEVEFSGTTAPLNVNVREAKSLNANIVDVIPGNTTVSFKGWEYGEAVKDYWTGNLDNRWFYYFKDGKKVYVTSAYINGNPPNTSIDRKLSVPNILQERSNWCWAGTSVSVLNYFGKTPSQDQYVRYVKGGSYNNPATSREIQYGLSGYGVSSAISSGAKSYDWFKSQINSNQPMIALIMWQNGANIGHFLVLDGFYKGTNGTDYITYMDPWYGDHYNHNFSTFHNNSNFWWSETVYNIHAN encoded by the coding sequence ATGAAGGAAAGAAAGCATTTTATTGTTTGTATGTTTTTATTGTTCTTCACATTTAGTTTTATTGGTGTTCAGAAAATAATAGCAGAAGAAGTTGAATTTTCAGGAACAACAGCTCCATTGAATGTAAATGTTAGAGAGGCAAAAAGTTTGAATGCAAATATTGTAGATGTGATTCCCGGAAATACAACAGTATCTTTTAAAGGATGGGAGTATGGTGAAGCGGTTAAAGATTACTGGACAGGAAATTTAGATAATCGTTGGTTTTATTATTTTAAAGATGGAAAAAAAGTATATGTAACGTCAGCGTATATTAATGGAAATCCTCCAAATACATCAATAGATCGTAAATTATCTGTACCTAACATATTACAAGAAAGGTCAAATTGGTGTTGGGCAGGCACTTCGGTTTCAGTTTTAAATTATTTTGGAAAAACTCCTTCACAAGATCAGTACGTTAGGTATGTTAAGGGTGGATCATATAATAATCCTGCAACTTCACGTGAAATACAATATGGATTATCCGGATATGGGGTTAGCTCAGCTATAAGTTCTGGAGCAAAATCGTATGATTGGTTCAAAAGTCAAATTAATAGTAATCAGCCGATGATTGCACTCATTATGTGGCAAAATGGCGCTAACATCGGACACTTTTTAGTACTTGATGGGTTTTATAAAGGGACAAATGGAACAGATTATATAACATACATGGACCCTTGGTATGGTGATCATTATAATCATAATTTCAGTACGTTCCATAACAATAGTAATTTTTGGTGGAGTGAAACTGTTTATAATATCCATGCAAACTAA
- a CDS encoding response regulator transcription factor — protein MKRMLTERELEVAIYVAKGYTDAEISKKIYVTPRRISTIINHIKEKWHINSRVELGILVYHYGFIDAPLFSNKKIQLCKKVVQ, from the coding sequence ATGAAAAGAATGTTGACCGAAAGAGAGTTAGAAGTAGCTATTTATGTAGCAAAAGGATATACAGATGCAGAAATTTCCAAAAAAATATATGTTACCCCTCGAAGAATTTCAACGATAATTAATCATATTAAAGAAAAATGGCATATTAATTCTAGAGTGGAATTAGGTATTTTAGTTTATCATTATGGTTTTATAGATGCACCCTTATTTTCAAATAAAAAAATTCAGCTATGTAAAAAGGTTGTACAATAG
- a CDS encoding helix-turn-helix domain-containing protein, with the protein MEFYNLGIIIKELRKKKNMSQSELCHGICSQSQISKIEKGIIYPSSILLYQLSERLGIDPNYIFALTKNKKIKYIENVKCVMRDCVKQKQYNELYEIVKKEKDENNFQSKEDKQFLLWHEAIAIYYVNGATSNAFDILNRALKQTLSSSNFLSEKEISIMNSIAIIHAENEEYEKSINILKQSLINFNKIEFPREKEIKLRLIHTLTKCLHLANQYEEAIKYSEIGIKLAINMNTLYLLGELFFEKGAILLKVQHSNEVGLTDIKKALFIFELTERKQYIKMIKEKYIKNQE; encoded by the coding sequence ATGGAATTCTACAATCTTGGTATTATTATTAAAGAACTTAGAAAGAAAAAAAACATGTCACAATCTGAATTATGTCATGGAATATGTTCACAAAGTCAAATTAGTAAGATAGAAAAAGGTATTATTTATCCATCTAGCATATTGTTGTATCAATTATCTGAAAGACTTGGTATTGATCCAAATTATATATTCGCACTAACCAAAAATAAAAAAATAAAATATATTGAAAATGTAAAATGTGTAATGAGAGATTGTGTGAAACAAAAACAATATAATGAGCTTTACGAAATAGTAAAAAAAGAGAAAGATGAGAATAATTTTCAATCAAAAGAAGATAAACAATTTCTATTATGGCATGAAGCGATTGCTATATATTATGTAAATGGAGCAACAAGTAATGCCTTTGACATTTTAAATAGAGCACTAAAACAAACCTTAAGTAGTAGTAACTTTTTATCAGAAAAAGAAATAAGCATAATGAATTCAATTGCTATAATACATGCAGAAAATGAAGAGTATGAGAAAAGTATAAATATATTAAAACAAAGTTTAATTAATTTTAATAAGATAGAATTTCCTAGAGAAAAAGAAATCAAATTAAGACTCATTCATACGTTAACAAAATGTTTACACCTTGCAAATCAATATGAAGAAGCAATAAAGTATAGTGAAATAGGTATAAAATTAGCGATAAATATGAATACTTTATACTTATTAGGTGAATTATTTTTTGAAAAAGGTGCAATTTTATTGAAAGTTCAGCACTCTAATGAAGTTGGTTTAACAGACATAAAAAAAGCATTATTTATATTTGAACTAACTGAAAGAAAACAATATATAAAAATGATCAAGGAAAAATATATTAAAAATCAAGAATAA
- a CDS encoding AbrB/MazE/SpoVT family DNA-binding domain-containing protein has product MKSRGITRKADSMGRIVIPMEIRRSLGIVEKDSLEMFIEEDQIILRKYQSPRACALTGDISDSNISLANGKIIVSPNGMELLIKKLQQYLLK; this is encoded by the coding sequence ATGAAATCAAGAGGAATTACTCGTAAAGCAGATAGCATGGGGCGTATTGTTATTCCAATGGAAATAAGACGGAGTTTAGGAATTGTAGAAAAAGATTCTCTTGAAATGTTTATAGAAGAGGACCAGATTATTTTACGAAAATATCAATCTCCAAGAGCTTGTGCACTTACAGGGGATATTTCAGACAGCAATATTTCGTTAGCGAATGGGAAGATTATTGTAAGTCCAAACGGGATGGAACTGTTAATAAAGAAGTTACAGCAATATCTTTTAAAATAA
- a CDS encoding TSUP family transporter yields MDFTIELLILLFLVAVLAGWIDTIAGGGGMITIPIMLLVGMSPSVAIATNKLQGSSGTLMATVFFIKKKEINLKEMRLSILMTFLGSVLGGWLVLQIRAEYLIMILPFLLIIIGLYFLLSPNIANEDRPRKISMLLFALTVAPFLGFYDGFFGPGTGSLIALAFILLCGYSATRATANAKILNFTSNFAALLYFIIFGQIDWTIGLIMMLGQIIGSYIGAKMVLTKGTSLIRPIVVIVCFVMAIKIFLQNIN; encoded by the coding sequence ATGGATTTTACTATTGAATTACTTATACTACTATTTTTAGTAGCTGTATTAGCAGGATGGATAGATACGATTGCTGGGGGCGGTGGTATGATAACTATCCCGATAATGTTATTAGTAGGGATGTCTCCTTCTGTAGCGATAGCGACTAATAAACTACAAGGGAGTAGCGGAACTCTCATGGCAACAGTGTTTTTTATTAAGAAGAAAGAAATTAATCTTAAAGAAATGCGTTTGTCCATCTTAATGACCTTTTTGGGATCAGTTTTGGGTGGATGGCTTGTTTTACAGATACGAGCAGAATATTTAATCATGATATTACCTTTTTTACTTATTATTATTGGTCTTTATTTTCTATTATCTCCAAATATAGCAAACGAAGATCGACCGAGAAAAATAAGTATGTTGTTGTTTGCGTTAACAGTGGCTCCATTCCTTGGATTTTATGATGGTTTCTTCGGCCCAGGAACAGGTAGTTTAATTGCTTTAGCATTCATTCTTTTATGTGGATATAGTGCTACAAGAGCAACTGCAAATGCTAAGATCTTGAATTTTACAAGTAATTTCGCTGCTTTGTTATATTTTATTATTTTTGGCCAAATCGATTGGACAATTGGGTTGATTATGATGCTTGGTCAAATTATAGGATCGTATATTGGAGCGAAGATGGTGCTTACAAAAGGGACGTCATTAATACGACCAATAGTGGTTATTGTTTGCTTTGTCATGGCAATTAAAATTTTTTTACAAAATATAAACTAA
- a CDS encoding CatB-related O-acetyltransferase, with translation MKYPLFNHWSETKYIKDIVTNPLIEVGEYSYYSGYYSHQNFEDGCVRYLWGDAKSQALFNPIEQMGWHLDKLIIGNYVCIASGVVILMGGNHNHHSEWITVYPFAEQIKQSYEPKGDTVIQSDAWIGMNAIIMPGVTIGEGAIVAAGSVVSKDVPPYTIVGGNPAKEIKKRFTDTEINMLMEMRWFDWDRKLIEKAIPLLSSPSIEPLFAFYKNEVKNK, from the coding sequence ATGAAGTATCCATTATTTAATCATTGGTCAGAAACAAAGTATATAAAAGATATAGTAACAAATCCACTCATTGAAGTAGGAGAGTACTCCTATTATTCAGGCTATTATAGCCATCAAAATTTTGAAGATGGCTGTGTAAGGTATTTGTGGGGAGATGCTAAGTCTCAAGCACTTTTCAATCCAATTGAACAGATGGGATGGCATCTTGATAAACTCATTATTGGGAATTATGTTTGCATTGCAAGTGGGGTAGTCATTTTAATGGGTGGTAATCATAATCATCACTCAGAATGGATTACAGTATATCCATTTGCTGAGCAAATCAAACAATCATATGAACCAAAGGGCGATACAGTCATTCAAAGTGATGCTTGGATTGGAATGAATGCTATAATAATGCCTGGCGTTACTATTGGTGAAGGTGCAATTGTTGCTGCAGGATCTGTCGTAAGTAAAGATGTTCCACCGTATACAATAGTTGGTGGAAATCCTGCTAAGGAAATAAAGAAACGATTCACTGATACAGAAATAAACATGTTAATGGAAATGCGTTGGTTTGATTGGGATAGGAAATTGATTGAGAAGGCAATTCCGCTGTTGTCTAGTCCATCCATCGAACCATTATTTGCTTTTTATAAAAATGAAGTGAAAAATAAATAA
- a CDS encoding D-alanyl-D-alanine carboxypeptidase family protein, producing the protein MKGMFCKRVIAIVTVLTIFCSMVVTIGKAAAETDPAIDVEAGSAILIEANSGKILYEKNADESLAIASMTKMMSEYLVHEAVDKGKLKWDQKVKISEYAHKISQDRSLSNVPLENGGSYTVKELYEAMAIYSANGATIALVEQIAGKEVNFVKMMNDKSKEFGMKDYKFVNSTGLTNQDLKGYHLEGTTLEEKNKMSARDCAILAQRLIQDFPQILNTAKIPKKTFQEGGKYPIDMANFNWMLKGLIKQYEGVDGLKTGTTPEAGDCFTGTVERNGMRLISVVIKAKSHTARFDETKKLYDYGFANFEVKNVYGKDSVIKGHETVRVANAKEKDVVVQTKQAVSLPMPKGNKDIYKKEFKVSNMEQGAPIKEGGTISKMIISPKDNTDSGFLSGKSLQIDLVTKSDVEQANWLTRFIRKTGSFFSGMWDRSIDIVKS; encoded by the coding sequence GTGAAAGGTATGTTTTGCAAGAGAGTTATTGCAATAGTAACAGTGCTTACAATATTTTGTAGCATGGTCGTTACAATTGGAAAAGCAGCAGCGGAAACAGATCCTGCTATAGACGTTGAAGCAGGATCAGCAATTTTAATAGAAGCAAATTCCGGGAAAATTTTATATGAAAAAAATGCAGATGAATCATTGGCAATTGCTAGTATGACAAAAATGATGAGCGAATACTTAGTTCATGAAGCGGTGGATAAAGGAAAACTTAAATGGGATCAAAAAGTTAAAATCTCTGAATATGCACATAAGATTTCGCAAGATCGTTCACTATCAAATGTTCCATTAGAAAATGGTGGCTCTTATACGGTAAAAGAGTTATATGAGGCAATGGCAATTTACTCTGCAAATGGTGCAACAATTGCTTTAGTTGAACAGATTGCTGGTAAAGAGGTCAATTTTGTAAAAATGATGAACGATAAGTCAAAAGAGTTTGGTATGAAAGATTATAAGTTTGTAAACTCTACTGGCTTAACAAATCAAGATTTAAAAGGATATCATCTAGAAGGGACAACTCTAGAAGAGAAAAATAAAATGTCTGCAAGGGATTGTGCAATTTTAGCACAACGTCTTATTCAAGATTTCCCCCAAATATTAAATACAGCAAAAATTCCTAAAAAAACATTCCAAGAGGGTGGTAAATATCCAATTGATATGGCGAACTTTAACTGGATGTTAAAAGGCTTAATTAAGCAATATGAAGGTGTAGATGGTTTGAAAACAGGAACTACTCCAGAAGCGGGAGATTGTTTCACTGGTACAGTAGAAAGAAATGGTATGCGACTAATTTCTGTAGTGATAAAAGCAAAATCTCATACGGCACGTTTTGATGAAACAAAGAAATTATACGATTATGGATTTGCGAATTTTGAAGTGAAGAATGTCTACGGAAAAGATTCAGTAATAAAAGGACATGAAACAGTTCGAGTGGCAAATGCAAAAGAAAAAGATGTAGTAGTTCAAACGAAGCAAGCTGTTTCACTTCCAATGCCGAAGGGCAATAAAGACATTTATAAAAAAGAATTTAAAGTATCCAATATGGAACAAGGAGCGCCTATTAAAGAGGGGGGAACTATTAGTAAAATGATTATCTCTCCTAAAGATAATACAGATTCTGGTTTCTTATCAGGTAAATCATTACAAATAGACCTTGTAACAAAATCTGATGTCGAACAAGCAAATTGGCTTACACGTTTTATACGTAAAACAGGATCTTTTTTTAGTGGTATGTGGGATCGTTCGATTGATATAGTAAAAAGCTAA
- a CDS encoding SGNH/GDSL hydrolase family protein, producing the protein MWKRFVAIGDSFTEGIGDEVEGIALKSWVDHFVQLCENDIEYANFAKRGLVTKEIQSQQLEKALTFNPDLVSLIAGANDVLKGRWNHDAYKNDMEFMIDTLSKAGADIIIANLPDFTVRLPFASEKKQVIKEQLLEANEVIHSLSREYKLHHVDFWNHHLVNDNTLWSKDLIHPNSKGYVKVAELIFSSLPVQKTK; encoded by the coding sequence ATGTGGAAGCGATTTGTAGCAATTGGCGATAGTTTTACAGAGGGGATAGGGGATGAAGTTGAGGGAATTGCATTAAAAAGCTGGGTAGATCATTTTGTTCAACTGTGTGAAAATGATATAGAATATGCCAATTTTGCAAAGCGTGGGTTAGTAACTAAAGAAATTCAATCGCAGCAATTGGAAAAGGCGCTAACTTTTAATCCAGATTTGGTTAGTCTCATTGCAGGGGCAAACGATGTTTTAAAAGGACGTTGGAATCATGATGCATATAAGAACGATATGGAATTTATGATAGATACATTAAGTAAAGCAGGGGCTGATATTATTATAGCAAACCTTCCAGATTTTACAGTTAGGCTTCCTTTTGCTTCTGAAAAAAAACAAGTAATAAAAGAACAATTATTAGAGGCAAATGAAGTTATACATTCACTGAGCAGAGAGTATAAGCTTCATCATGTTGATTTTTGGAATCATCATTTAGTTAATGACAATACGCTTTGGTCTAAGGATTTAATTCATCCAAACTCAAAAGGATATGTAAAAGTTGCTGAATTAATTTTTAGTAGTTTGCCTGTACAGAAGACAAAATAA
- a CDS encoding MFS transporter, translating to MKTTDSKGLLGNRVYLQVFSAYSLLMLGVFIDMLAIMTIVGFEWEVDPTMIGLIPVAYALPGIIFGSWAGVIADRFRKIPIMMFCNLMVGLITIALLFVQDIHWLLVALMIRSIFIVFYYPAQQTLTRQIVSPDLLTKAVSINGIVEQGTKIVGPLIGGMLLSWFQPEFCLIIRAISCLLATLVLIPTIKFKETISKEFVEQQKQSTWTAWVQGWGYVLSNRIILSTMIFVTIAMAVLQLVDSQFPTLFKSLFPHDKSKMGYIISIIGLGGILGALLTQKLKQFQYGWVVCGGMVLMGIGFGGIGLITPGTVFVLAYLISFIAGIGSGLMLVSNQVILQIESDQDQVGRVFGIQSSLTNAVLIISPAMSGPLVHLFGVTQLYVYGGIGLVIIGVIGVSLQKYLWAKHKHEPIRANNF from the coding sequence ATGAAAACTACTGATTCAAAAGGCCTATTAGGAAATAGGGTTTATTTACAAGTTTTCTCTGCCTATTCATTGCTTATGCTTGGTGTTTTTATTGATATGTTAGCGATTATGACTATAGTTGGGTTTGAATGGGAAGTAGATCCTACTATGATTGGATTGATTCCTGTTGCATATGCACTTCCTGGAATTATTTTTGGCTCATGGGCAGGTGTTATTGCAGATCGTTTTAGAAAAATTCCAATTATGATGTTCTGTAATCTAATGGTTGGTCTAATAACAATTGCTCTTTTATTTGTACAAGATATCCACTGGCTCTTAGTGGCATTAATGATTCGTTCCATTTTTATTGTTTTCTATTATCCTGCACAGCAAACACTAACAAGACAGATTGTATCCCCGGACTTGCTTACTAAAGCAGTAAGTATCAACGGAATAGTAGAGCAGGGTACAAAGATAGTAGGCCCCCTTATAGGGGGCATGTTGTTGAGCTGGTTTCAACCAGAGTTCTGCCTCATTATAAGAGCTATAAGTTGTTTATTAGCTACCTTAGTTCTCATACCCACAATAAAATTTAAAGAAACTATATCGAAAGAATTTGTTGAACAGCAAAAACAAAGTACTTGGACCGCTTGGGTACAAGGGTGGGGTTATGTGTTATCTAATCGGATAATATTATCAACCATGATTTTCGTTACAATAGCCATGGCGGTATTACAATTAGTAGACTCACAATTCCCAACTTTATTTAAGAGCTTATTCCCACATGATAAAAGTAAAATGGGATATATCATTTCTATTATTGGTCTTGGCGGAATACTTGGTGCATTACTAACTCAGAAATTAAAACAATTTCAATATGGCTGGGTAGTATGTGGAGGTATGGTTTTAATGGGAATTGGTTTTGGGGGGATTGGTTTGATAACGCCCGGTACGGTCTTCGTTTTAGCTTATTTAATTAGTTTTATCGCTGGTATCGGAAGTGGGCTGATGCTTGTATCTAATCAAGTCATTTTACAAATAGAATCCGATCAAGATCAAGTAGGAAGAGTATTTGGTATACAAAGCAGTTTAACAAACGCAGTTCTAATTATTTCTCCTGCTATGAGTGGTCCATTAGTGCATTTGTTTGGAGTAACTCAACTCTATGTTTATGGAGGGATTGGGCTTGTTATTATTGGAGTAATTGGAGTTTCACTGCAGAAATATTTATGGGCTAAACATAAACACGAACCTATAAGAGCAAATAATTTTTGA